In a genomic window of Gloeocapsopsis dulcis:
- a CDS encoding non-ribosomal peptide synthetase, with the protein MNDLDTHNSAEEVFVFPASFAQQRLWFIDQLIPGASLYTIPLVFRLTGSLHHSALEQSIQAIACRHEALRTTFDVIDGQLLQIISPSLMQVSFASINLQALSTKTREQVALEQIRQEIQQPFNLRQGPLFRVQLWQLHHTEHLLLILLHHIIFDEWSSGILIRELGKLYSAFVNNKPAALPELPIQYADFAHWQREWLQGEVLNTQLNYWKQQLKDVPSLNLPSAPRPLVPSYQGASQLLELPQQLLDALEELSQQAGVTLFMTLLAAFQTLLYRYTEQTDIAVGSPIANRHHSELEGVIGFLVNSLVLRTNLAGDPSFRELLNRVRDVTLAAYAHQDLPFEKLVEELQPVRSLSQNPLFQVVFALQNTPMEQLELPGLTLSPVGFEVKTTRFDLEMYMWKCTGNFRNLWGKGWQESEGLRGVVIYNTDLFDEAAIASLRHHFQTLLTAIVTKSDTPLSALPLLTSQEQQVLMSGNGTHTNYPTACIHQLFEAQVSQQPQAIAIRAQKQFTYQELNQGSNQLARYLQRLGIEPEMRVGICLEQTTETVAAMLAVLKAGSAYVPLDPSYPPERLRFLLEDAQVSIVLTHRNLVVFDTKIKVIDLEQEWTAIAQESEENLNTPCSVDQLAYAIYTSGSTGTPKGVMVAHRAVNRLVCQTNYVEITPGDRIAKVANIAFDAATFEIWGALLNGAELVDIERETTLLPTDLKTALRQQHINVMFLTTALFNQTAAEVPDAFQSLKYLLFGGEAANPDRIRTVLQHGKPQHLIHVYGPTENTTFSTWYEVQEVPENATTVPIGQAIANTQVYVLDAKLNPVPAGINGEIYLGGDGLAQGYLNRPELTAEKFIANPFCQDRNLRLYKTGDRACRRADGNIEFLGRIDCQIKIRGFRVELGEIETVLAQHPSVQTAVVDVREVATDRQLIAYVVPQPTAVVSDRELRSFLKTQLPQYMLPAMFVPLKSLPLTTNSKIDRQALPLPTAAPDTILVAPSTSVEKSLVDLWCQLLGRKQVGIHDNFFELGGHSLLATQLISRIRDRFQVEIPLRSLFESPTIAQLAQKIDAVWIKAQVTSDHLKQRREEIEL; encoded by the coding sequence GTGAATGATTTAGATACACATAATTCTGCTGAGGAAGTATTTGTCTTTCCAGCTTCATTTGCCCAACAGCGATTGTGGTTCATCGACCAATTAATTCCTGGGGCTTCTCTCTATACAATTCCACTGGTATTTCGGCTCACAGGTTCATTGCATCACTCAGCACTAGAACAAAGTATTCAGGCGATCGCTTGCCGTCATGAAGCGCTGCGGACAACCTTTGATGTCATTGATGGGCAATTGTTACAAATTATCTCTCCCAGTTTGATGCAGGTGTCGTTTGCCTCGATCAATCTCCAAGCATTATCAACAAAAACCCGCGAACAAGTTGCCCTTGAACAGATTCGGCAAGAAATTCAGCAGCCTTTTAACTTAAGGCAGGGACCGCTATTTCGAGTACAGCTATGGCAATTGCATCATACCGAACATCTGCTGCTGATTCTACTACACCACATTATTTTTGATGAATGGTCAAGTGGTATTTTAATTCGAGAGTTAGGTAAACTTTACTCTGCGTTTGTTAACAATAAACCTGCTGCACTGCCAGAGTTACCCATTCAATATGCTGATTTTGCACACTGGCAGCGTGAGTGGTTGCAAGGAGAGGTGCTAAATACTCAATTGAACTACTGGAAACAGCAGTTAAAAGATGTACCAAGTTTAAATTTACCCTCTGCCCCTCGTCCTTTAGTCCCAAGTTATCAAGGTGCAAGTCAATTATTAGAGTTACCACAGCAGTTACTTGATGCCTTAGAAGAATTAAGTCAACAAGCAGGTGTCACGCTATTTATGACCTTGCTAGCAGCATTTCAGACTTTACTTTATCGTTACACCGAACAAACTGATATTGCTGTCGGTTCGCCGATCGCCAATCGTCACCATAGTGAATTAGAAGGAGTCATCGGGTTTTTGGTAAATAGTCTTGTGTTGCGCACAAATCTAGCTGGCGATCCCAGCTTTCGCGAGTTGTTGAATCGGGTGCGGGATGTCACATTAGCAGCTTATGCACATCAAGATTTACCGTTTGAGAAGCTTGTAGAAGAACTGCAACCTGTGCGCAGTCTCAGTCAAAATCCACTATTTCAAGTAGTCTTTGCGTTGCAAAATACCCCTATGGAGCAACTAGAATTACCAGGATTAACTCTCAGTCCAGTTGGGTTTGAGGTTAAGACAACGCGGTTTGACTTAGAAATGTATATGTGGAAATGTACAGGTAATTTTAGAAATTTATGGGGCAAAGGATGGCAAGAATCTGAAGGGTTACGAGGTGTCGTTATTTATAACACTGACTTATTTGATGAAGCTGCGATCGCATCACTGCGACATCACTTTCAGACACTTCTAACAGCAATTGTAACAAAATCAGATACACCTTTATCTGCATTACCGCTATTAACGAGTCAAGAGCAGCAGGTGTTAATGAGTGGAAATGGTACTCATACTAATTATCCCACAGCTTGTATTCATCAGTTATTTGAGGCACAGGTCAGTCAACAACCGCAAGCAATTGCAATACGCGCACAGAAGCAGTTTACTTATCAGGAGTTAAATCAGGGAAGTAATCAACTCGCACGTTATTTACAGAGATTGGGAATCGAGCCAGAAATGCGTGTGGGCATTTGTCTAGAGCAAACTACAGAAACCGTTGCAGCAATGCTAGCAGTACTCAAAGCAGGCAGTGCTTATGTTCCTCTCGACCCCAGTTATCCCCCTGAACGGCTGCGCTTTTTGTTGGAGGATGCGCAAGTATCAATAGTATTAACACATAGAAATTTAGTAGTATTTGATACAAAAATAAAAGTCATTGATTTAGAACAAGAGTGGACAGCGATCGCCCAGGAATCAGAGGAAAATCTGAATACTCCTTGTAGTGTAGATCAGCTTGCTTATGCGATCTATACTTCCGGCTCAACGGGAACGCCCAAAGGAGTTATGGTAGCTCACCGTGCAGTTAATCGGTTAGTTTGCCAAACCAACTACGTAGAAATTACGCCAGGCGATCGCATTGCCAAAGTCGCTAATATTGCTTTTGATGCAGCTACTTTTGAGATCTGGGGTGCATTACTAAATGGTGCTGAGTTAGTAGACATTGAAAGGGAAACAACACTGTTACCTACCGATTTAAAAACTGCGCTTCGACAACAACACATCAATGTCATGTTTTTGACAACAGCACTATTCAATCAAACTGCAGCTGAAGTTCCTGATGCATTTCAATCGTTGAAATATCTTTTATTTGGAGGTGAAGCGGCAAATCCCGATCGCATCCGCACAGTGCTGCAACACGGTAAACCTCAGCATCTTATTCATGTATATGGACCTACCGAAAATACAACATTTTCTACTTGGTACGAGGTGCAAGAAGTTCCAGAAAATGCGACAACAGTTCCTATTGGACAAGCAATTGCGAATACTCAAGTTTATGTGTTGGATGCTAAACTTAACCCAGTTCCTGCGGGAATTAATGGAGAAATTTATCTCGGTGGAGATGGGCTAGCACAGGGATATCTTAACCGTCCAGAGTTAACGGCAGAAAAGTTTATTGCTAATCCCTTTTGTCAAGATAGAAATCTTCGTCTTTATAAAACTGGCGATCGCGCTTGTCGCCGTGCAGATGGCAATATTGAATTTTTAGGTCGCATTGATTGTCAAATCAAAATTCGCGGTTTTAGGGTAGAGTTAGGCGAGATTGAGACAGTTCTAGCACAGCACCCCAGCGTACAAACTGCAGTGGTAGATGTGCGCGAAGTTGCCACAGATCGCCAATTAATTGCTTACGTTGTCCCCCAACCAACAGCAGTAGTGAGCGATCGCGAATTGCGATCTTTTTTGAAAACACAACTGCCTCAATATATGCTTCCTGCGATGTTTGTACCATTAAAGTCACTGCCTTTAACAACTAACAGCAAAATTGATCGTCAAGCGCTACCATTACCCACTGCTGCACCAGACACAATATTAGTTGCTCCTAGTACCTCAGTGGAAAAATCCTTGGTAGATCTGTGGTGTCAACTATTGGGACGCAAACAGGTAGGAATTCACGACAACTTCTTTGAATTGGGCGGACATTCGCTGCTAGCAACGCAACTGATCTCGCGTATCCGCGATCGCTTTCAAGTCGAAATCCCACTGCGGAGTTTATTTGAATCTCCCACGATCGCACAACTTGCACAGAAAATTGATGCAGTTTGGATAAAAGCGCAGGTAACTTCTGATCATCTCAAGCAGCGACGCGAGGAAATAGAATTATGA